A region of Anoplopoma fimbria isolate UVic2021 breed Golden Eagle Sablefish chromosome 24, Afim_UVic_2022, whole genome shotgun sequence DNA encodes the following proteins:
- the zar1l gene encoding ZAR1-like protein produces the protein MEGFLSTFPPYNVCAGPAQDGGWGKREGRFLMPQGLNYLELCKAILSQVNPSLPTLLRRANTKECGVQVNAKVDKVVQCSLGPKTLFCLEGDRDRDRDRDHHGSGKSPSKSPQLSKPDGKALYSTPPPPLSTLRFLRPVSIYSPVFDRRIFGKKVEDEEEGSKGEGEAEAAGKTESDKEEDTGHGGEEPGQDFKTTQHRSSLKGSNFQFLEQRYGFFHCKKCNIRWESAYVWCISGTSKVYYKQLCRKCQVGFNPYRVESILCKGCSQTCCSCEKKQRHINMKRPHRQDLCCRCKGMRLSCDATYSFKYIV, from the exons ATGGAGGGGTTCCTGTCCACGTTTCCACCGTACAATGTGTGCGCTGGCCCGGCTCAGGACGGCGGctgggggaagagagagggcCGCTTCCTGATGCCCCAGGGCCTGAACTACCTGGAGCTCTGCAAGGCCATCCTGTCCCAGGTCAACCCCAGTTTACCCACTCTACTCAGGAGGGCCAACACCAAAGAGTGTGGCGTTCAAGTTAACGCCAAAGTGGATAAAGTCGTGCAGTGCTCGCTGGGTCCCAAGACGCTGTTCTGCCTGGAGGgggaccgggaccgggaccgggaccgggaccACCACGGGTCCGGTAAGTCGCCCTCGAAGAGCCCGCAGCTCAGCAAACCGGACGGGAAGGCGCTCTACAgcacgccgccgccgccgctcaGCACACTGCGCTTCCTGAGGCCCGTGTCCATCTACTCTCCGGTGTTTGACCGCAGGATCTTCGGGAAGAAAGtcgaggatgaggaggagggaagcAAAGGAGAAGGTGAAGCTGAAGCAGCCGGAAAAACTGAGTCTGACAAGGAGGAAGACACGGGTCACGGTGGAGAGGAGCCGGGGCAGGACTTCAAGACAACGCAACACAGGTCTTCTTTGAAGGGGTCAAACTTTCAG ttCCTGGAGCAGAGGTATGGCTTTTTCCACTGCAAAAAGTGCAACATCCGGTGGGAGAGTGCTTATGTGTGGTGCATCTCTGGAACCAGTAAG GTGTACTACAAGCAGCTCTGCCGGAAGTGTCAGGTAGGGTTTAACCCCTACAGAGTGGAATCCATCCTGTGTAAG GGCTGCTCTCAGACTTGCTGCAGCTGTGAGAAGAAGCAGAGGCACATTAACATGAAGAGGCCTCACCGCCAGGACCTCTGTTGTCGCTGCAAGGGCATGAGGCTGTCCTGTGACGCCACCTACAGCTTCAAATACATTGTCTGA